CTGAATGACCGCCGATAAAAGATTCTGCCCGCTTGTAAACGGCGAATGCTCAGCCGACTGTGCCCTGCAGTTCTGTTTTCCAGATCGTCCTCCCGCCGTTTGCTTCTACCAGGCGCTTTTGATTCTCCTTTACGACATTAAAGAACACCTTGCCGAGTTAAAAACTGCATTAAATAGGATGCAATGGAAAACCTAATCAGCGAGTGCAAGCAGAAGGTGGCTTGTTTTGGCTCTCTTCCTCCTCGGCCAGCAGTTCGCCGGCGGGGATTCCGAAGAACTTTTCCAGGCGCCGGGCTACTTCCCAGGAGGGGTTGCACTTGCAATTTTCAATGAATACTATAGCTGATTTGCTGATACCAACTTTTTGTGCAAGTTGTGCTGTTGAAAGTCCGGCTTCTTTTCTTGCCCGGATAAGTTTAAAACGTTTCACTTAGTTCGCCTCCGGTTAGCTGGGCTAACCGCTCCTGACTATATTATATGGTTAGTGTTACTAACCGTCAAGAGGGTTTTCTATGCTAAACAGATCAATTTTTGCTGCAAGATTGGTATCACTACGAAAACAACGCCGTTTATCTACTCAAAAACTTGCTGATGCTTTAGGGCTGAAAAGCAAAGGCACCATTACCCAGTTTGAAAAAGGAATTACATCGCCATCTGTTGATACTCTTATCGCTCTCGCCGACTTCTTCG
This DNA window, taken from Bacillota bacterium, encodes the following:
- a CDS encoding helix-turn-helix domain-containing protein, which gives rise to MKRFKLIRARKEAGLSTAQLAQKVGISKSAIVFIENCKCNPSWEVARRLEKFFGIPAGELLAEEEESQNKPPSACTR
- a CDS encoding helix-turn-helix transcriptional regulator, coding for MLNRSIFAARLVSLRKQRRLSTQKLADALGLKSKGTITQFEKGITSPSVDTLIALADFFDVSLDYLVGRSDDPRRR